Proteins encoded in a region of the Anopheles ziemanni chromosome 2, idAnoZiCoDA_A2_x.2, whole genome shotgun sequence genome:
- the LOC131287268 gene encoding leucine-rich melanocyte differentiation-associated protein-like: protein MQAIGYNERFFVDNYSTMDEDDELYMSYDWSSDAMSVKSAGSGSSRSDDYDQNGERLSLAYERLSQIPRKIAEKFSRTTTILDLSYNEIKDLSFLTHFRQLNTLILDKNLRPDERSLPSLPNLELLWLNHCDINNLQNWIYRIRECCPSLKYLSLMGNPGATSSFNGNSSLEHNDYRLFVISLLPQLRHLDDSEVTAAQRTQAKSFKHSYNLNQGPYNIFETTVGRRPQQQPQASPLAPTTLASLTQKSSTTATPTSTTSSPSKRSRKRRNGGKLSDNS from the exons ATTTTTCGTAGACAACTACTCCACGATGGATGAAGACGATGAGCTGTATATGAGCTACGACTGGTCATCGGATGCAATGTCGGTAAAGAGTGCAGGAAG TGGTTCGAGCCGTTCCGATGACTACGATCAGAATGGAGAGCGATTGTCACTGGCTTACGAGCGTTTATCACAAATCCCTCGTAAGATCgcagaaaagttttcccgcaCTACGACGATACTGGATTTAAGCTACAATGAGATTAA GGACCTTTCGTTTCTGACACACTTCCGGCAGCTGAACACGTTGATATTGGACAAAAACTTGCGGCCAGATGAGCGCAGTTTGCCTTCGCTCCCGAACCTCGAGCTCCTGTGGCTCAATCACTGTGATATAAACAACCTGCAGAACTGGATCTACCGCATCCGGGAGTGCTGTCCATCACTGAAGTACCTATCGCTGATGGGTAACCCCGGTGCCACCTCATCCTTTAACGGAAACTCTTCGCTCGAGCACAACGACTACCGGCTGTTTGTGATCAGCTTGTTGCCGCAGTTACGCCACCTGGACGACAGTGAGGTGACGGCAGCCCAGCGAACCCAAGCCAAAAGTTTCAAGCACAGCTACAACCTCAACCAGGGCCCGTACAATATCTTTGAGACGACGGTCGGGCGCCGTCCGCAGCAGCAACCTCAAGCATCTCCACTCGCTCCGACGACACTTGCGTCATTGACGCAGAAGAGCAGCACCACAGCGACACCGACGTCGACCACTTCTAGTCCGTCCAAGAGGAGCCGAAAGAGACGGAACGGTGGCAAATTGTCTGATAACTCCTAA